In Phragmites australis chromosome 17, lpPhrAust1.1, whole genome shotgun sequence, the following are encoded in one genomic region:
- the LOC133897200 gene encoding peptidyl-prolyl cis-trans isomerase FKBP53 has protein sequence MAFWGVEVKPGKPYTHSYQASHGRLRICQAALGNCDAAGRTVLQCNVGNKIPIKLCSLNPKLAEMCHLEIELEEVDDVVFSVIGQSSIHLSGYYVRASSRSNVGDDESESYGEDIGQSDTDEEHDASEDSYESDFIDDRDVPVPEDNYGSDTMDDGDVKGSSPRHHKQEAFEKPTSKVERRRRLKKYQVDSTDDDSSFKPAVKRNAPSIFDSGSDDDDDNVPISVALAKKDSNKVADEVEPPNVEAKDKTRKKSSDARKRKSSAISLDTASPMDITDANASSVSKKGAEIKKKLKKRLRNQLEAEGEKQSKIRTLEDGLIVEDLSTGNLDAKMASSGSKVYIKYVGKLKDGKIVESNVNEKPYKFKLGAGKVIRGWDLGICGMRVGEKRRLTIPASLCYGDKSVGKVPNNSSIIYEIELVKVK, from the exons ATGGCGTTCTGGG GGGTGGAGGTGAAGCCTGGGAAACCCTACACCCACAGCTACCAGGCCTCCCATGGCCGACTCCGCATTTGCCAG GCTGCACTGGGCAATTGTGATGCTGCTGGAAGGACGGTGCTGCAATGTAATGTTGGCAACAAGATCCCCATCAAACTTTGTAGTTTAAATCCAAAATTGGCTGAGATGTGCCATCTAGAGATCGAGTTAGAGGAGGTCGATGATGTCGTGTTCTCAGTAATTGGTCAGAGTTCCATTCATCTATCTGGATATTATGTCAGGGCAAGCAGCAGATCTAATGTGGGAGATGATGAATC AGAATCTTATGGGGAAGATATTGGACAGTCGGACACTGATGAGGAGCATGATGCCAGTGAGGACAGCTATGAGTCTGATTTTATTGATGATCGTGATGTTCCAGTACCTGAGGACAACTATGGGTCTGACACCATGGATGATGGTGATGTCAAGGGCTCCTCTCCACGCCACCACAAACAAGAAG CTTTTGAAAAACCGACTAGTAAGGTTGAAAGACGGCGGCGCTTAAAGAAGTACCAAGTAGATAGCACTGATGATGACTCTTCATTCAAGCCTGCTGTCAAGCGCAATGCTCCTTCAATATTTGATAGTggcagtgatgatgatgatgataatgtgCCTATATCTGTTGCATTGGCTAAGAAAGACAGCAATAAGGTTGCTGACGAAGTCGAACCCCCAAATGTAGAGGCAAAAGATAAGACCAGAAAGAAGAGTAGCGATGcgaggaaaagaaaaagttcTGCCATCAGCCTGGACACTGCATCGCCAAT GGATATAACAGATGCTAATGCATCATCGGTTTCAAAAAAAGGTGctgaaattaaaaagaaattgAAGAAAAGGTTGAGAAATCAATTAGAGGCAGAAGGCGAAAAACAATCCAAGATAAGAACATTGGAAGATGGGTTGATTGTAGAAGATCTGTCAACAGGAAACCTGGATGCAAAAATGGCTTCTAGTGGCAGCAAG GTCTATATCAAGTATGTTGGTAAGCTAAAGGATGGGAAAATTGTTGAATCTAATGTCAATGAAAAGCCTTACAAGTTCAAGCTTG GTGCTGGGAAAGTAATTCGTGGATGGGATCTCGGTATTTGTG GTATGCGTGTTGGGGAGAAAAGAAGGCTCACCATCCCAGCATCTTTGTG CTATGGCGATAAATCAGTGGGGAAAGTACCCAATAATTCTTCAATCATCTATGAAATTGAGTTAGTGAAAGTGAAGTAG